The Biomphalaria glabrata chromosome 1, xgBioGlab47.1, whole genome shotgun sequence sequence CATTTTATCAAATAACCCCAGCAACCAAATGCATaatcaaatattaaataattgctCATTTGCAGTAAATATCCTCACAtaaaatggacaaaaaaacaactcagcATTAAATTTTGCTTATTCGAATATGTCTGTTTATAAAAAGATTTTCTGAAGCATAACAAAGATAGATTTAAGTTGGAAGCACATCTTGCTGTTACAGTTTAAAAACAATGCATATAAGAAATTGTCGTATTGAGTTTGTTTAATAGAATAACACCACATTTCATGTATATAGAATAAAAtataagatttatataaattaataccCGTAATATGACGATTTGCAAAGTCATTTTAAAGACATGGTGAAAACTTTCAAACTTTCTTGAGTTGAAATATAAGATGCCAAGAGCACTCTGAGTAACaatattatacacacacacacacacaagtattACCTACTGCATGAATATCAATTAGTGAAATGAAGTTTTGATAAAAGTGTCTTGTGAGCACCACTTCGTGAGATTCATCAAGTaaactaacaagaaaaataagagaagtacaaaataaacatagaggtgcggtggctgagtggttaagcgcttggcttccaaaccaggggtCCGGAGTTtggtattttttatttcggaaaCTTTAggaagtccacccagctttggctttagctggggaaaagtgaaagaagttggtcattgtgctggtcacataacacccttgttaatAGATGACCGTATCATCatcaggtctgaaaggggaactttataacTTCAACCTTCATTATTTTTTCCTTATGGGTAATCTAATAGTAAAGACCAATTGAAGAAAGAGGCTAAAAAATAGTCTTACTTTCCAACTACAAGATGATGTTACCGGTACCCAAGATATGGTCAAAAGATGAACATTGGTTGATGTCTTTGAACAAGATGGTCATTgagaattgtttaaaaatatctcATTAAAATCTTCATCCCATAACATAATAAGTATAAAGATAAGCATATAATTCTATTACATGAAACTGATAAcagtgaaaacaaaatttgttaTGCCCAATATTATTACAAGACCAAAAGCATATTTAAATCAATTCTCAAACCCTTACAGTTATGAGATTTTATAAACAATATTGTCTAAAGTCACCATTGAACATAAAGGaagaaaggaaaataaattgtttacataaacataaaaaaaatatgataaggATAATAGCAAAACAACTTGGTTacattaacaacaaaaaaaagaagaaacaaatcaCATCTAAAAAAGTAGTAACTATTTCCTTCCTTATTCTTTGATACAAAATTCAAACCCAATGCCACAAAAACTGATATCACAATATGGTTTCTAAGACTAAAAACTGAACAAACTTGATTCTGTTAacattgaccaaaaaaaaatcacatctaGTAAAGTAGAAGACTTTTTCTTCCTTACTCTTTGATGGAGCTTCAAGCCCACACTAACAaacatattaattttaaaaaatatcactaTAAGACTAGCAACCAATAATTAACTTTGGTCTCAAATAATAAGCATTTCTGGAAATGTATGTAGactctaatttttgttttttcttttattaaaaggCTGTAATTTTCTGAAATCATTATAAAtgcaacaaaaagaaatgacTTTATTGGTGGGTGATATTTTTTAACTGTTACCATTAGTTATTTTCTCAGAACTTTTCTTATAATGCACCAAAGGCAAATTTCGTAGACGCTCTGCAGCCTGAAAATAAATAAGGAATTAGATTAGCTTAACTTAAGCCAACAATATAAAAAGAACTAAAGCTATAACCACACAAAACTTCATCAGCTAAGTGCTCTGTCCTTGTTTAGGTTATGCAgaaagtaaaagtaaatttctttttatgagAATGTAGTTGTATGTAATTCAGCATTAGACACTTTTAATTCTAAAATATAAGCAAGCTCATTGAgaatacgcacacacacacatgcacatctttgttttattttatttcgcaAAGTATGTAAGAAACAACTTCCTTAATTATTAGGTCTACTGATTTTATCATGGTTTCTGTAATAAAAAAGCACGGAATTAAGCCTATGGGCTATGGGCGTAAAATGTCCtggcctgatacacagtggctaagtacgcatcgtaagttaaaaaaaaatcagtaataaGAAGGAGTTACTTGACACTctcaaattattaagaatatcgtcatcaaatcaagacacttaaggcaggagtaatattcaagttaacaccTTAGGAAAAGAGATTTATATCCAAGTAAGCGAACTAGGCATTCATGAAGAAAAAACAATGGTCAGGATTTTAACATGTAATTAAACACACCATCAAAAACATGTCCTGATAAAACCTTGTCCCTTGAATTTCCTGATATCCCTTAATCATAAGATACTTTTAAATTAGAGTTCTGGTTACCTTGCTTAATTTTATAAACAGGACATGATGAAATGTATTAAAAGTGCAGTGCTTTCAGAGAGAGTATAAGAACAAAGTAATTCAAATGAAGAATaagaaccaaacaaaacatcctGGATGTATTTAAAAGGTgcttaaagaagaagaagaaattttaAGAACAGTTGTGGGTAGTTTGAAAAATTTAAGAGTAATAAAACACATTTTGGACTCTTTTCACCTTTTATTTCCTAACACCATATAATTGATCATCTTGCCTATGACTGGGTGGGCTCACTCTAGCCTATGGTATGACTATctagttaaaacatttttaacactaattatagaaaatgaaaacatttttaaaaaaaagatatatacacAATACCTGCTCTGCAGTCATGTCTCTTTGAGCCGAAGCCAGCATTTCAAATCCCACCATGAATTTCTTAACCGTTGCTGACCTCAATAATGGAGGATAGAAAACAGCATGAAGTTGCCAGTGTGACATGTCATCATTAAAATATTTCCCTGTGGGTGCAcctatagaaataaaaagtgaGTGATAAAACAAAGTTTAAGAAGAGTAGTGACTTTATTTGGTTTCTAATTATGTACTGGACAAATACCACCTGCAActtcatttattaaaacatcTTAGAAATAAGTATCAAATGAaatattcatatataaatatttttaatagttgAAGCAGAATTttatgagtttgtttttttttaatctcgaTATAATTGGAGTTCTGGGTGATAGCAAATGCCTATTCGATGTAGGATCCTCATATGTCTTATGTTActttacataaaaaatggaCAAATTATAAggcttaaaaattatgtttaatcaCTTTAGAATATCATTTTAAGgaatatattataataagtaaaaaaaatgaaaattaactctttctccccataattattttccatgtttggATGGAATTCTTCACTTTGTTCAGAAGTATTTCATTACCTTTTTTGGTTAAGCTTCAATaacgtttttgtttgttatgagaaaatgttttatttggtatagaattaaaaggGAATGcaggctctttttatataagataaagtaatgtttataaaatcaaacattaatttaatttaatgagtttaaatcAACAAGgctatcgtcaattaggagagaaagagttaatggaaCAGTAAGATGTAGATTTCTGGCCAAGCACTTTACTCACCATGCCATCCCATACAATAAGGAAATGAAACTTCAAACAAATTGTCATAAACAGTAAGTAGCTGTTTCATAATTTGACTCAAATCTAAAATACACAAATAATAGGTATAAGCATCTTGAGATGAAAATTCAATATTAGATGAATATGAGGTTCTGAAGTTTTTAATAAACATAGTTTCACATAAAGCTATTGGAAAGAATAGTTCTAGagataaactaaactaaaattattctatatttagtttaaatattttgaatattaCATAAGAGTTTAgttaaatgacattttaaataacattaaatataatcTTCTTTTACTTAAATCATTAagcaaaagtaaagtaccaGTTTGCGACCTTCTAATTTATGGggtagataatgtaaaggtcatgcaATTCAGTGGGCCGTCTTTAATTTTCCCTAaatattgtcaggtacccattagagctgagtggactcagaggcaccctatagatcccgaaataaaaaatcccagtcttcaccaggattcaaacccaagacctcTTGGCTTGGAATCCAAGCATTTCACCACTGAGCCACTGCGCCTCTTTACTTACTACACATGATTAAAATGGTAGAAAAGGATTTCATTTAAAGCTATGTTAGccttacgaaaaaaaaaattttttcttaacaaaacatTGTATATATAAATGCTGTAAAGAATTTTGTTAAAAGATGTGCCACACTGTTTTATAACTTACCATCTTTCTCCTCTTCTTTGAGATCTTCCAGTCTTAAGACATGGCGTCTAGGTAGCAGCATTGTTTCAAAAGGCCAAACTGCCCAGTAAGGAACAAGCCAAACCCAATGTTCAGATTCCAAAACTAGCCTTTCCTGGAgggaagaacattttttttaatatcacatATTTATAGTTAAATAAGAAATTGTCAGAGCCCTAGACCACACTATGTAGAGAGATGACAAGGCAAACTATAGACATTGAGGTAGAGATAACTTAAGCCCCGAAATCAAAATGAGCCAAATGGAAAAACACTGGCTTCTCACAAGCAAGGGTCACTTTTAACATGTGTGTAGGTAGTGGTAAGGTTTCTTTAGAGTATGGCTCTACTAAGTGTCCTTTTTGATGAAACAAAGTCATTCTATACTAACAACTgcattttgattaaaaaaaattacatatctttaaactcattaaatttcaaattttcaatgaaagtttttttttgtttttttttttttaattggttctCTAAATTCTCACATTCTTACTTTTTTAATAAGTTCTTTTTCCAAGTAATCCACCAGCATTGGCTTTCCGTGAGTTTTCAAATAGTTCTTTTGCATACGTTCTTTCACAGCAACTTCATTAGGAAGAAATGAGCAGGACCACACCTGATTTCATGATCAATAAAGGAAGgatacattttttgttcattttggtTTTCTTAATACAGAAAATTGTACAGAATCTactatacatttgtttaaaaaaaaaagtaaagtaccactTTCAGACATCATTGGGAAGGAATAAGCAGGACTAGAACTGATTTTAACAAGCAATAAaggatacatttttttgttttggttttctcAATACAGAACATTTTACAGAATGTACTTtagtttagtaaaaaaaaaatagttaagcaCCCTTTCAGGGGATTGTAgaaaggggtcaccgagcttaaaaggttgagaaccgctgttctaacCCAAGACCTCtcagttcagaaaccaagcacttAACGCTAAGTCAATATGCCCCCTACTATACTTTCAGTTCTAGGAAAATTCAATTCTCTTAAAGCATCAAATTTTTTAtgtcattaataaataaaacatcatGGAAAAGCTAGTTGGAAATCAAGTTCATTTTGCCTAAGGGATACTTATAATAGCTAATTTTATCTTTACAATAACCAGCAACAATACATAAATTGTATTAAAACACTTGCCTGGCAATGTGGGTGAGGGTTTGAGCACCCCATTACAGCTCCACGATTTTCAAATagctgtattaaaaaaaaacacaaaaaaaaactaatgataGATCTAAGAGATGCTGTATTTTCTGTGCACAATACAACCAGAGACATAAAGCTAATTAGTTCAAAATTATTATCTTTAGTAATTTCTAAAAACCAAAATcccaattaaaaaagaaaacaatggaAACTTGCATTTATGCTGTCAGTTATTTTTCTCTGAAATCATACTTCATTTTCGTCACATTCATCAGAACATGCACACCACTCCGCACTTTTAAACCACAGGAAAGGAACAAAAGGATGTAACAAAGGGTGAAGTTCGCTTCGCACAATAAGAAGCTAGAAACTCAAACTGAAATcatgttcacacacacacacacacaataatacaaaaacaaaaacaactaaaatctaaccttttttttttgtacagacAATGCTCataattatttctaaacttatGAAATCCAATTCAAGTTGTTTTGAGACAATGAAGTTTGACTGTATGAATAATTAGAATCTCTAAATATGCATAATAATGGCatacttaaaagaaataaaaatttaatattaataccTGAACCCATTCGAATTGTTTtcctaaagaaatattttctgcTATCCAGGTGTCCACCACTGCACGAATATCTTTGACTTCCATCAAGGGC is a genomic window containing:
- the LOC106054589 gene encoding galactose-1-phosphate uridylyltransferase-like, yielding MMEDFKSTEHPHLRYNPLRDDWIVVSPHRAKRPWQGQVEKLVQEDIPRHDPKNPLCPGATRPNGQVNPDYTNTYVFDNDFPALLPGGPDPPASDDPLFQSAPAHGKCRVICFHPWSDLTLPLMEVKDIRAVVDTWIAENISLGKQFEWVQLFENRGAVMGCSNPHPHCQVWSCSFLPNEVAVKERMQKNYLKTHGKPMLVDYLEKELIKKERLVLESEHWVWLVPYWAVWPFETMLLPRRHVLRLEDLKEEEKDDLSQIMKQLLTVYDNLFEVSFPYCMGWHGAPTGKYFNDDMSHWQLHAVFYPPLLRSATVKKFMVGFEMLASAQRDMTAEQAAERLRNLPLVHYKKSSEKITNGNS